The Maniola hyperantus chromosome 2, iAphHyp1.2, whole genome shotgun sequence genome includes a region encoding these proteins:
- the LOC117990296 gene encoding esterase FE4-like isoform X2 → MCSVAVVTFAVLCWGAASCQQPQSHLVELPQGPVRGYRDTEYPIYAFYDIPYAKAPTGTDRFKGPLPPPVWSGVFEAVDRVILCPQLNEYDLLPANKTMQEDCLTASVYVPETKEKNLPVVIYVHGGGYNSGWGNYLTPKNLVKSEKVIVVTFNYRVGAHGFLCLGTENIPGNAGMKDQVALLRWVKNNIANFGGNPDEVTIAGYSAGSAAVDLLMISKLTKNLFKRVIPESGANIAMFTIQVDPIKNAKEYASFITSDHFEDLNALEKFYQTVSYEQLNSGNVMNSKDSNFYTVPCVERNVGQEMFLEDSPVNILKSGNFTKVPILYGFANMEGLFRMHWFPHWKNAMNEKFSDFLPFDLKFESDNEKEQVAEKVKRFYFGEKLITEESVLGYIDYFTDVLFAYPMLKSVELQLEAGNNQIYLYEYSYYDENTPLVPHTDNVRGATHCAQTYVVLDELNDGIPTIISDELKAHTKVMREIWLNFMTTGMPIPEDSKLPTWRPVGAGQSPYMSLGRTLQVKDSLLKERFLFWADIYEKYYFNPSAPPQRETKRITDLG, encoded by the exons ATGTGTAGTGTCGCAGTTGTTACCTTCGCGGTGTTATGTTGGGGCGCAGCATCGTGTCAACAACCACAGTCACACTTGGTTGAGCTACCCCAAGGCCCGGTGCGAGGATATAGAGACACCGAATATCCCATTTATGCCTTTTACGATATTCCCTATGCAAAGGCACCCACGGGAACGGATAGATTCAAG GGTCCTTTACCACCTCCGGTATGGTCTGGGGTGTTTGAAGCTGTAGACAGAGTGATATTGTGTCCACAGCTCAATGAATATGATCTGCTTCCGGCCAATAAAACGATGCAAGAAGATTGTCTAACTGCAAGTGTTTATGTTCCCGAAACGAAAGAGAAAAACTTACCAGTTGTTATATATGTACATGGTGGAGGCTATAACTCGGGTTGGGGAAACTACTTAACACCCAAAAATTTAGTTAAAAGTGAAAAAGTCATTGTAGTCACTTTTAATTATAGAGTCGGTGCACACGGATTTCTTTGTTTAGGCACCGAAAATATACCTGGCAACGCAGGAATGAAAGACCAAGTGGCACTTCTGCGAtgggtaaaaaataatatagcgAACTTCGGTGGAAATCCCGACGAAGTTACAATTGCAGGGTACAGTGCAGGGTCGGCAGCGGTAGATCTCCTGATGATCTCAAAACTTaccaaaaatttatttaaaagagtAATTCCAGAAAGCGGTGCCAATATCGCTATGTTTACTATTCAAGTAGATCCAATTAAAAATGCTAAAGAATACGCGTCTTTCATAACATCTGACCATTTTGAAGACTTAAATGCTTTAGAAAAATTTTACCAGACCGTTTCATATGAGCAATTAAATTCAGGGAATGTAATGAATAGTAAAGATTCTAACTTTTATACGGTACCTTGCGTGGAGCGTAATGTGGGGCAAGAAATGTTTCTAGAAGATAGCCCAGTAAATATACTCAAAAGTGGAAATTTTACAAAGGTACCCATTCTGTATGGGTTTGCCAACATGGAAGGATTGTTTCGCATGCATTGGTTCCCACACTGGAAAAATGCAATGAATGAAAAATTTTCTGACTTCCTGCCGTTTGATTTAAAATTTGAAAGTGACAATGAAAAGGAACAAGTGGCAGAAAAGGTTAAACGATTTTATTTTGGAGAGAAACTAATAACTGAGGAATCCGTGTTGGGATACATAGATTACTTCactgatgttttatttgcgtATCCAATGCTTAAATCGGTCGAACTCCAATTAGAGGCTGGAAATAACCAAATATATTTGTACGAGTACTCGTATTATGACGAGAACACACCTCTAGTGCCTCATACAGACAACGTACGTGGTGCAACCCACTGCGCACAGACTTATGTAGTTTTAGACGAATTGAACGACGGCATTCCAACCATTATTTCTGATGAGCTAAAAGCACATACAAAAGTCATGAGAGAAATATGGCTTAATTTTATGACTACTGG aatgcCGATACCTGAGGATTCTAAGTTGCCTACGTGGCGACCTGTTGGTGCAGGTCAGTCACCGTATATGTCACTAGGCAGAACTCTGCAAGTAAAGGATTCGCTTCTCAAAGAACGATTCCTGTTTTGGGCCGATATTTAcgaaaaatactattttaaccCCTCTGCACCACCTCAG CGTGAAACGAAACGCATCACGGACCTGGGCTAA
- the LOC117990296 gene encoding para-nitrobenzyl esterase-like isoform X1 — MCSVAVVTFAVLCWGAASCQQPQSHLVELPQGPVRGYRDTEYPIYAFYDIPYAKAPTGTDRFKGPLPPPVWSGVFEAVDRVILCPQLNEYDLLPANKTMQEDCLTASVYVPETKEKNLPVVIYVHGGGYNSGWGNYLTPKNLVKSEKVIVVTFNYRVGAHGFLCLGTENIPGNAGMKDQVALLRWVKNNIANFGGNPDEVTIAGYSAGSAAVDLLMISKLTKNLFKRVIPESGANIAMFTIQVDPIKNAKEYASFITSDHFEDLNALEKFYQTVSYEQLNSGNVMNSKDSNFYTVPCVERNVGQEMFLEDSPVNILKSGNFTKVPILYGFANMEGLFRMHWFPHWKNAMNEKFSDFLPFDLKFESDNEKEQVAEKVKRFYFGEKLITEESVLGYIDYFTDVLFAYPMLKSVELQLEAGNNQIYLYEYSYYDENTPLVPHTDNVRGATHCAQTYVVLDELNDGIPTIISDELKAHTKVMREIWLNFMTTGMPIPEDSKLPTWRPVGAGQSPYMSLGRTLQVKDSLLKERFLFWADIYEKYYFNPSAPPQVSAAISDPTKISRYCLSIILIGIFCISRTI; from the exons ATGTGTAGTGTCGCAGTTGTTACCTTCGCGGTGTTATGTTGGGGCGCAGCATCGTGTCAACAACCACAGTCACACTTGGTTGAGCTACCCCAAGGCCCGGTGCGAGGATATAGAGACACCGAATATCCCATTTATGCCTTTTACGATATTCCCTATGCAAAGGCACCCACGGGAACGGATAGATTCAAG GGTCCTTTACCACCTCCGGTATGGTCTGGGGTGTTTGAAGCTGTAGACAGAGTGATATTGTGTCCACAGCTCAATGAATATGATCTGCTTCCGGCCAATAAAACGATGCAAGAAGATTGTCTAACTGCAAGTGTTTATGTTCCCGAAACGAAAGAGAAAAACTTACCAGTTGTTATATATGTACATGGTGGAGGCTATAACTCGGGTTGGGGAAACTACTTAACACCCAAAAATTTAGTTAAAAGTGAAAAAGTCATTGTAGTCACTTTTAATTATAGAGTCGGTGCACACGGATTTCTTTGTTTAGGCACCGAAAATATACCTGGCAACGCAGGAATGAAAGACCAAGTGGCACTTCTGCGAtgggtaaaaaataatatagcgAACTTCGGTGGAAATCCCGACGAAGTTACAATTGCAGGGTACAGTGCAGGGTCGGCAGCGGTAGATCTCCTGATGATCTCAAAACTTaccaaaaatttatttaaaagagtAATTCCAGAAAGCGGTGCCAATATCGCTATGTTTACTATTCAAGTAGATCCAATTAAAAATGCTAAAGAATACGCGTCTTTCATAACATCTGACCATTTTGAAGACTTAAATGCTTTAGAAAAATTTTACCAGACCGTTTCATATGAGCAATTAAATTCAGGGAATGTAATGAATAGTAAAGATTCTAACTTTTATACGGTACCTTGCGTGGAGCGTAATGTGGGGCAAGAAATGTTTCTAGAAGATAGCCCAGTAAATATACTCAAAAGTGGAAATTTTACAAAGGTACCCATTCTGTATGGGTTTGCCAACATGGAAGGATTGTTTCGCATGCATTGGTTCCCACACTGGAAAAATGCAATGAATGAAAAATTTTCTGACTTCCTGCCGTTTGATTTAAAATTTGAAAGTGACAATGAAAAGGAACAAGTGGCAGAAAAGGTTAAACGATTTTATTTTGGAGAGAAACTAATAACTGAGGAATCCGTGTTGGGATACATAGATTACTTCactgatgttttatttgcgtATCCAATGCTTAAATCGGTCGAACTCCAATTAGAGGCTGGAAATAACCAAATATATTTGTACGAGTACTCGTATTATGACGAGAACACACCTCTAGTGCCTCATACAGACAACGTACGTGGTGCAACCCACTGCGCACAGACTTATGTAGTTTTAGACGAATTGAACGACGGCATTCCAACCATTATTTCTGATGAGCTAAAAGCACATACAAAAGTCATGAGAGAAATATGGCTTAATTTTATGACTACTGG aatgcCGATACCTGAGGATTCTAAGTTGCCTACGTGGCGACCTGTTGGTGCAGGTCAGTCACCGTATATGTCACTAGGCAGAACTCTGCAAGTAAAGGATTCGCTTCTCAAAGAACGATTCCTGTTTTGGGCCGATATTTAcgaaaaatactattttaaccCCTCTGCACCACCTCAGGTAAGTGCAGCTATCAGCGATCCAACGAAAATTTCCAGGTATTGCCtatctattattttaattgGCATTTTTTGCATTTCTAGAACGATTTAA